In Sphingomonas crocodyli, a genomic segment contains:
- a CDS encoding sigma-70 family RNA polymerase sigma factor encodes MTAGIGSAELGVLLLATADGDRAAFAELYRRTSAKLFGIVLRILPERSVAEDAMQDIYVKIWRNAAGYDAMRGSPIAWLATIARNVAIDVRRRERPGSKISTDEFDFDLLADEGTPSPEALAALRVCLERLDEDQRQLVLAAYLRGDSRDELAERLGHPSGTIKSWLHRALGKLKGCLGG; translated from the coding sequence ATGACGGCTGGTATCGGAAGTGCCGAACTGGGCGTTCTTCTGCTTGCGACGGCGGACGGCGATCGCGCCGCTTTCGCCGAACTCTACCGCCGGACTTCGGCGAAACTATTCGGCATCGTGCTCCGTATCTTGCCTGAAAGGTCGGTAGCTGAAGACGCGATGCAGGATATCTACGTAAAGATTTGGCGGAATGCCGCGGGTTATGACGCGATGCGCGGCAGCCCGATCGCGTGGCTGGCCACCATCGCGCGCAACGTCGCGATCGACGTTCGCCGCCGCGAACGGCCGGGCAGCAAGATATCGACCGACGAATTCGATTTCGATCTGCTCGCCGACGAAGGCACGCCATCGCCCGAGGCGCTGGCCGCGCTGCGCGTCTGCCTGGAGCGGCTCGACGAGGATCAGCGCCAGCTGGTGCTCGCCGCCTATCTGCGCGGCGACAGTCGCGATGAGTTGGCCGAACGGCTTGGCCATCCCAGCGGCACGATCAAGTCGTGGCTCCACCGCGCGCTCGGCAAGCTGAAGGGGTGCCTCGGTGGCTGA
- a CDS encoding anti-sigma factor, whose translation MAEDPNLIAGEYVLGTLETYERQAVALGILTDPAIARAVAEWQSRLSPALLTAPSVEPSPDLWRRIERATTGATVANDNRPMGKAHRRWQLATAAAAVVAVLTSGLALRGPMLSSPPTITSSPAPLQPGIQSIAALSENGGTPALLVTFDQATGKMKVMPVNLAPRPGHSLELWAIMGKDAPKSLGLMPSSGPTTMPAKMLDGRDDATIAVSLEPVGGSPTGLPTGPVLYSGSMVTMPVS comes from the coding sequence GTGGCTGAGGATCCCAATCTGATCGCCGGCGAATATGTCCTCGGCACGCTCGAAACCTATGAGCGGCAGGCGGTCGCGCTCGGCATCCTCACCGATCCTGCAATCGCGCGCGCCGTCGCCGAATGGCAATCGCGCCTGTCGCCGGCTTTGCTGACGGCGCCGTCGGTCGAGCCTTCACCCGATCTGTGGCGGCGGATCGAGCGCGCGACGACGGGTGCGACCGTCGCGAACGACAATCGCCCGATGGGCAAGGCGCATCGCCGCTGGCAACTGGCGACGGCCGCCGCCGCAGTCGTCGCGGTGCTGACCTCGGGCCTCGCGCTGCGCGGCCCGATGCTCAGTTCGCCGCCGACGATCACGTCCTCCCCTGCCCCGCTGCAGCCCGGCATCCAGTCGATCGCCGCGCTCAGCGAGAATGGCGGCACGCCTGCTTTGCTTGTCACCTTCGATCAGGCGACGGGGAAGATGAAGGTCATGCCGGTTAACCTGGCGCCGCGCCCCGGCCACAGCCTCGAACTGTGGGCGATCATGGGCAAGGATGCGCCCAAGTCGCTCGGCCTCATGCCCTCGTCCGGCCCGACGACGATGCCCGCGAAGATGCTTGACGGGCGTGATGATGCGACGATCGCGGTCTCGCTCGAACCCGTCGGCGGATCGCCGACCGGCCTGCCCACCGGCCCGGTCCTCTATTCGGGCAGCATGGTGACGATGCCCGTCAGCTGA
- a CDS encoding LysR substrate-binding domain-containing protein has translation MATYLPTLKQLQYLVALKDHGHFGKAAEACFVTQSTLSAGLRELESLIGITLVERTRRVVRFTPLGLRIADKAQRVLREAEELSDLARAAGKPLSGDLRMGVIPTIAPFLLPRILPKLRNEWPDLKLYLREETTGAACDSLHRGHVDCVLLALPYHCGDVESVDLFLDRLFVAFAEDEKIDHSPVLSADAIDESRLLLLEDGHCLKDHALAACNRPELRAEAAMLGTSLHTLVQMVDNGLGVTLLPAMALDAGILDNTHVLARPLDAEHPSRRIALAWRKGSPREKEFRLLADALREAGQGAS, from the coding sequence ATGGCAACCTATCTCCCGACCCTCAAGCAGCTGCAATATCTGGTGGCTCTCAAGGATCACGGCCATTTCGGCAAGGCGGCGGAGGCGTGCTTCGTCACCCAATCGACCCTGTCGGCGGGGTTGCGCGAACTGGAGTCGCTGATCGGGATCACCCTGGTCGAACGCACGCGCCGCGTGGTGCGCTTCACGCCGCTGGGTCTGCGGATCGCCGACAAGGCGCAACGCGTGCTGCGCGAGGCCGAGGAACTGAGCGATCTGGCGCGCGCGGCGGGCAAGCCGTTGTCGGGCGATCTGCGGATGGGCGTGATCCCGACGATCGCACCCTTCCTGCTGCCGCGTATCCTGCCGAAGCTGCGCAACGAATGGCCCGACTTGAAGCTCTATCTGCGCGAGGAGACGACGGGCGCGGCGTGCGATTCGCTCCACCGCGGGCATGTCGACTGCGTGCTGCTGGCGCTGCCTTATCATTGCGGCGACGTGGAGAGCGTCGACCTGTTCCTCGACCGGCTGTTCGTCGCCTTTGCCGAGGATGAGAAGATCGATCATTCGCCGGTGCTGAGCGCCGATGCGATCGATGAAAGCCGGCTTCTGCTGCTCGAGGACGGGCATTGCCTGAAGGATCATGCGCTGGCGGCGTGCAACCGACCCGAATTGCGGGCGGAGGCGGCGATGCTCGGCACCTCGCTCCACACGCTGGTTCAGATGGTCGACAACGGGCTGGGCGTCACCCTGCTGCCTGCGATGGCGCTCGATGCGGGCATCCTCGACAATACGCATGTGCTGGCGCGGCCGCTGGATGCCGAGCATCCGTCACGCCGGATCGCGCTCGCCTGGCGCAAGGGCAGTCCGCGTGAAAAGGAGTTCCGTCTGCTGGCTGATGCCTTGCGGGAGGCGGGGCAGGGCGCGTCCTGA
- a CDS encoding peroxiredoxin: protein MALTVGDEFPSFVLPVQQGVAALPAGETIDTGETGGKWKVVFFWPKDFTFICPTEIIGYGELKNDFADRDAVLIGASTDTDFVHFAWRKSDERLANCDFPWIADNQKKLANALGIVDKDAGVAYRATYIVDPHNIIQHVTVNGLNQGRNPAEAIRVLDALQTDELCPCNWSKGDEVLKPAA, encoded by the coding sequence ATGGCGCTTACCGTTGGCGATGAATTCCCCTCGTTCGTCCTGCCCGTTCAGCAGGGCGTGGCTGCGCTCCCGGCCGGCGAGACGATCGACACCGGCGAGACCGGCGGCAAGTGGAAGGTCGTGTTCTTCTGGCCGAAGGACTTCACCTTCATCTGCCCGACCGAAATCATCGGCTATGGCGAACTGAAGAACGATTTCGCGGATCGTGACGCGGTGCTGATCGGCGCTTCGACCGACACCGATTTCGTCCACTTCGCGTGGCGCAAGTCGGACGAGCGTCTGGCCAACTGCGATTTCCCGTGGATCGCGGACAACCAGAAGAAGCTGGCGAACGCGCTCGGCATCGTCGACAAGGATGCGGGCGTTGCCTATCGCGCGACCTACATCGTCGATCCGCACAACATCATTCAGCACGTCACCGTGAACGGCCTCAACCAGGGTCGTAACCCGGCCGAGGCGATCCGCGTTCTCGACGCGCTGCAGACCGACGAACTGTGCCCCTGCAACTGGAGCAAGGGTGACGAGGTTCTCAAGCCCGCCGCCTGA
- a CDS encoding carboxymuconolactone decarboxylase family protein, with protein MSLKTFADALPDYAKDIRLNVGSLLSDQTLGDQRKYGLLLACAHGSGYKPIVDAAEAEAEGKLSPEAANAARASAAVMAMNNVYYRFVHLASNKEYGQMPAKLRMNVIGNPGIEKDDFELFSLAVSAMNGCGMCIDAHEKVLRQHNVASDVIQTAARVGAIIKAAATVHATAV; from the coding sequence ATGTCGCTCAAGACCTTCGCTGACGCGCTTCCCGATTATGCCAAGGACATCCGGCTGAACGTCGGCTCGCTCCTCAGCGATCAGACGCTGGGCGACCAGCGCAAATATGGCCTGTTGCTCGCCTGCGCGCATGGCAGCGGCTACAAGCCGATCGTCGACGCCGCAGAGGCCGAAGCCGAAGGCAAGCTTTCGCCCGAAGCCGCCAACGCCGCGCGCGCATCGGCCGCCGTCATGGCGATGAACAACGTCTATTACCGCTTCGTCCATCTCGCCTCGAACAAGGAATATGGGCAGATGCCGGCGAAGCTGCGCATGAACGTCATCGGCAATCCCGGCATCGAAAAGGACGATTTCGAGCTGTTCAGCCTCGCCGTCTCCGCCATGAACGGCTGCGGCATGTGCATCGACGCGCACGAAAAGGTGCTGCGCCAGCACAATGTCGCTTCGGACGTGATCCAGACCGCGGCCCGCGTCGGCGCGATCATCAAGGCCGCCGCCACCGTCCACGCGACGGCGGTATGA
- the epsC gene encoding serine O-acetyltransferase EpsC yields the protein MFDGLISYLDSIKARDPAPRSRWEILLYPGVLAVGLHRVAHWLFQAELYFLARLINHISRALTAIDIHPGAQIGRNFFIDHGFVVIGETAIVGNDVTMYQGSTLGGTNPTNGAGGKRHPTIGDGAIISLGAAVLGPLTIGARARVGANAVVTKDVAEGQVVVGIPAKPMLVDATEFQRNFVPYGTQCSERFDPQTQQLEILKCELETMRNRLSQLIEERDAKAEAAKDRDCA from the coding sequence ATGTTTGATGGCCTCATTTCCTATCTGGATTCGATCAAGGCCCGCGATCCGGCGCCGCGCTCGCGCTGGGAAATTCTGCTTTACCCCGGTGTACTGGCTGTTGGCCTTCACAGGGTTGCGCACTGGCTGTTTCAGGCCGAGCTCTATTTCCTCGCGCGGCTGATCAACCACATCTCGCGCGCGTTGACGGCGATCGATATCCATCCGGGCGCGCAGATCGGGCGAAACTTCTTCATCGATCACGGCTTCGTTGTGATCGGCGAGACGGCGATCGTCGGCAATGACGTCACCATGTATCAGGGTTCCACCCTTGGCGGCACCAACCCGACCAATGGCGCTGGCGGCAAGCGCCATCCCACGATCGGCGATGGCGCTATTATCAGCCTTGGCGCGGCTGTCCTTGGCCCGCTCACAATCGGCGCACGGGCGCGCGTCGGCGCCAATGCGGTCGTCACGAAGGACGTGGCGGAGGGCCAGGTGGTCGTCGGCATCCCCGCCAAGCCGATGCTGGTCGACGCCACCGAGTTTCAGCGCAATTTCGTGCCTTATGGCACTCAGTGCAGCGAGCGGTTCGATCCACAGACCCAGCAGCTCGAAATCCTCAAGTGCGAGCTTGAGACGATGCGCAATCGCCTCTCGCAATTGATCGAGGAACGCGACGCCAAGGCGGAGGCTGCCAAGGATCGTGACTGCGCCTGA
- a CDS encoding DUF2794 domain-containing protein, protein MGVVTPFPGSPQQVGFDRQELGRILDLYGRMVAAGHWRDYAMDLGRDAACFAAFRRTAERPEIRIEKRPVLRNRQGMWTLFGENGVILKRGHELGPVLAPIERRLMKLVAE, encoded by the coding sequence ATGGGCGTCGTTACCCCGTTTCCCGGATCACCCCAGCAGGTCGGCTTCGATCGGCAGGAACTGGGCCGCATCCTCGATCTCTACGGCCGGATGGTCGCCGCCGGCCACTGGCGCGACTACGCGATGGACCTTGGCCGCGACGCCGCCTGTTTCGCCGCCTTCCGCCGCACGGCCGAGCGCCCCGAAATCCGCATCGAGAAACGCCCAGTGTTGCGCAACCGTCAGGGCATGTGGACCCTGTTCGGTGAAAATGGTGTGATCCTGAAGCGCGGGCACGAACTCGGCCCGGTTCTGGCGCCCATCGAGCGGCGGCTGATGAAGCTGGTGGCCGAATAA
- a CDS encoding acetyl/propionyl/methylcrotonyl-CoA carboxylase subunit alpha, translated as MINKLLIANRGEIACRIIRTAREMGIATVAVYSDADAEALHVREADEAVHIGPAPARESYLVGEKIIAAAKATAAEAIHPGYGFLSENADFAEAVIAAGLIWVGPKPSSIRAMGLKDAAKRLMQDAGVPTTPGYLGDEQSEVRLQSEADAIGYPVLIKAVAGGGGKGMRRVDAAADFAEALASCRREAAASFGDDRVLLEKYILSPRHIEVQVFGDTHGNIVHLFERDCSLQRRHQKVIEEAPAPGMDDATRAAICEAAVKAARAVDYVGAGTIEFIADASEGLRADRIWFMEMNTRLQVEHPVTEEITGQDLVEWQLLVASGESLPLEQDELEIDGWAIEARLYAEDPAKGFLPSIGALDLFELGDDVRIDSGVERGAAVSPHYDPMIAKMIAWGEDREEARETLAAALDHSAIWPVRTNAGFLVQALEHPDFIEGNVDTGLIAREGDTLMPPATPSLDALADAAAAVAGGNGLGGFRLNRAMNEQGRFLLDGRPIDIAFDGQAGGDPSDSILIAEHGQVWKLARWRVDGAGGAGAGDGAILSPMPGKVIALAVANGDRVEKGQKIVTIEAMKMEHSLTAPFDGTVVDLSVVEGGQVREGVLLARIEND; from the coding sequence ATGATCAATAAACTCCTGATCGCCAATCGCGGCGAGATCGCTTGTCGGATCATCCGCACCGCGCGTGAGATGGGGATCGCGACGGTTGCGGTCTATTCGGATGCCGATGCCGAAGCGCTACATGTGCGCGAGGCCGATGAGGCGGTGCATATCGGGCCGGCGCCGGCGCGCGAAAGTTATCTGGTCGGGGAGAAGATCATCGCGGCGGCCAAGGCTACGGCTGCGGAGGCGATTCATCCGGGCTATGGCTTCCTTTCGGAGAACGCAGATTTCGCCGAGGCGGTGATCGCAGCGGGGCTGATCTGGGTCGGGCCGAAGCCGTCGAGCATCCGCGCGATGGGCCTCAAGGATGCGGCCAAAAGGCTGATGCAGGACGCGGGCGTGCCGACCACGCCCGGCTATCTGGGCGATGAACAGTCCGAAGTGCGATTGCAGTCCGAGGCCGATGCAATCGGCTATCCGGTGCTGATCAAGGCGGTCGCGGGCGGCGGTGGCAAGGGGATGCGGCGGGTCGATGCCGCAGCGGACTTCGCCGAGGCGCTGGCATCGTGCCGGCGCGAGGCGGCGGCTTCGTTCGGCGACGACCGGGTGCTGCTGGAGAAATATATCCTGAGCCCGCGCCATATCGAGGTGCAGGTGTTCGGCGACACCCACGGCAATATCGTTCACCTGTTCGAGCGCGACTGTTCGCTCCAGCGCCGCCACCAGAAGGTGATCGAGGAAGCGCCCGCACCGGGGATGGATGATGCGACCCGCGCTGCGATCTGCGAGGCGGCGGTCAAGGCGGCGCGGGCGGTCGACTATGTCGGGGCGGGGACGATCGAGTTCATCGCCGACGCCTCCGAAGGGCTGCGCGCAGACCGCATCTGGTTCATGGAGATGAACACGCGGCTTCAGGTCGAGCATCCCGTGACCGAAGAGATTACCGGGCAGGATCTGGTCGAGTGGCAGTTGCTGGTCGCGTCGGGCGAGTCTTTGCCGCTCGAACAGGACGAGTTGGAGATCGACGGTTGGGCGATCGAGGCGCGGCTTTATGCCGAGGATCCGGCCAAGGGCTTCCTGCCGTCGATCGGTGCGCTCGATCTGTTCGAACTGGGCGATGATGTGCGGATCGACAGCGGGGTCGAGCGGGGCGCAGCGGTTTCCCCACATTATGACCCGATGATCGCCAAGATGATCGCCTGGGGCGAGGATCGCGAGGAAGCGCGGGAGACGCTGGCCGCCGCGCTCGATCACAGCGCGATCTGGCCGGTGCGCACCAATGCGGGCTTTCTGGTGCAGGCGTTGGAGCATCCCGATTTCATCGAGGGCAATGTCGATACCGGCCTGATCGCGCGCGAAGGCGATACGCTAATGCCGCCTGCGACGCCGTCGCTCGATGCGCTGGCCGATGCGGCTGCGGCGGTCGCGGGCGGCAACGGGTTGGGTGGCTTCCGGCTCAATCGGGCGATGAACGAGCAGGGGCGCTTTCTGCTCGACGGGCGGCCGATCGATATTGCCTTCGACGGGCAGGCGGGCGGCGATCCTTCGGATTCGATCCTGATCGCTGAACATGGTCAGGTCTGGAAACTCGCCCGCTGGCGCGTCGATGGCGCGGGCGGGGCAGGGGCCGGCGATGGCGCGATCCTGTCGCCGATGCCGGGCAAGGTCATCGCGCTCGCCGTGGCCAATGGCGATCGGGTCGAGAAGGGCCAGAAGATCGTCACGATCGAGGCGATGAAGATGGAGCACAGCTTGACCGCGCCGTTCGACGGGACGGTGGTCGATCTGTCGGTGGTCGAGGGCGGGCAGGTCAGGGAAGGTGTGTTGCTCGCGCGGATCGAGAACGACTGA